A region of the Candidatus Bathyarchaeota archaeon genome:
ACTCGTAGACGGCCCCCTCCAAGGGTTTCTCCCCGCTCCAAAGCGACAAAGCCTTGGCTGCGAAATTGTCTAGGAAGAAGAACTTCCTCTCCTTCCTCCACTCGATCCCATCTCCCCTATATAGGGCTGTTTCCAGGACGAACAGGTTTTTAAGAGCTTCACAGTATTGCTGGACGGTCTTATAGGAGACCCCTATCTCCCTCCCTATGGTTGAGAATGATATGGGGGATGGAGCCTTCCTCATGATGCTCGCTATTATCTCCTTAGTGAGCTGTACGCTGTGCCCCGCCTTCAAGGTCTCGCTCTCCAGGGCGGCTATGAACTGCTCATCCGCTGTGGGCTCCCGGTTTATGGATAGGGGGAAACCCCCGGTCTCCAAGTAGATCTCGAAGAGCCCCCTAACCTCATACTCCCTCTTGTACAGCCTCCCCATATCCTCCTCAGGATCCCCCCTCGCCTCAACCTCTAATCCATTCACCCTTAGGAACTCCCTGAAGGACAGGGGATAAACCGTTATATCCCTCCCCATGCCCCTCCTACCCGGGAAGAGCTCAGCCTCCCCCCTAAGCCTCAGGGAGGACGACCCGGTGATCGTTATCACATCCTCCTCGAACACGCCTAGGTCAATATAGCCCTTTATGATCCTCCACCATTCCCTCACGCTCGTTATCTCATCCAGGAAAATGTACGCGTTTTCTATCCCCTCAACCTTTTTAATATCTAGATACTTATCCAAAACCTTCCTTAGAGAGCTTAGATCAGGCAGGAAGTCGCAGTTGAAGTAGAAGATGCCTTCTGGATCGCACCTCTCCAGCAGCCTCTTTATCAGGAGCTTTATGCCCGTCGTCTTCCCCACCTGCCTGGGTCCGACGACGAAGTTCAAGGAGAAAGGGGTTAAACCGAGGTCTTCCAGCCACCCAGGAATCCACTTAACCCTCCATGACCCCCATCTCGCGAGGGCTATGTCCTGTTCTCCACTCCACCAGGGGTTATGCCTTGCCACCAATTCTTCCATATTAGAATTCTTAACTCTAACTGCTTATAAATGCTTAGAATCTTAAACTCTAACCTAGGCTGGATCGAGGCCCGGAGGATCCCTTCCACGCCAGAAGCTATAAACCGGCTATAAGAAGCTTATCACCTATGGAGAGAGGCATAGCGGCCACCACATGCCCGGAGGGCATGGTGAAGAAATACGTGGGGAGCAAGCTTCCATTACGGCTTTACTGGATCCTCCATTCCTCGCCGAGGTCCTTGAGGAGGGGCGCCAACCCCTCCCCTACGCATTTCTCGTGGAGCTCCGCATCGGCTGTCACCAGGTTCGCGGCCAGCGCCTCAGCGACTACCACGTAGCAGGCATCACATACGGATAGGTTAAGTTCCTTAGCCTTCGCGGCGGCCTCGGAGATCATGTCCGGCGAAGGAGGTATCAGAGTGAGCTGAAGCTTAACAGGTTCTCCGTGTTTCCGGCTAGGGCTTCACCATTTATATCCGGCCTGCAACGCATAACGTTGGCCACCTCGTAGATCAGCAGGTCGGCGAATGGGATCTCTATCCTCCCATCGGCGTATTCCCGTAGAATCTTCGATGCCTTATCGCTGTCCTCCTCCGGCATGAACCATTTAGCGGCCACCGAGGCGTCTACAACTATTCCCTTGGACGCTCTCTCCAACCCCTTATCACCTCGATGCTCGACCATCCCTCGATCGGCCTAAGCCTCAGCCTAGCCCCCTCTACGGCGTCGGCCGCCTCCCTCAACCGATCCAGGCCCTTCAAAGGTTTCATCCCGGACTCCTGAACCCAGAGCCTGAAGGCCTGGGACGCGGCCTGGCCAACCTTGATACCCCTCAGCATCGCCTCCGCCTTCAACCTCTTGAAGGCTTTCTCATCCACATCCCTTATCACCACGGTCGTCCCCACACCCATATACCCTCCGAGAGCCATGCGACCCAATATAGTATAACTTATATGATTATGGTTGGACGCGTAGAACCCGGCGCGACCAACCGTTGACCAGCATCCCCTGAGTCGTGGGCGGCCCAGCCCATCCGACGATCCCCTATAGGCATCCGCGGAGGTAGATGAAACCAGGAGGGTTGTGGATCACATCCCCTAAAGCCCAGTTGCAGCCTCCATGGCTTCAGCGGGGGACAAAGCTTTTTCAGGATCCCCCGGCACAGCTTTACCTCGTGGAGGTGGGGGGAGATGGAGCTCCACGAGGTTATAGAGGCGAGGAGGGCCTACCGCTCACTGGACCCCGCGGCGGTGGATGAGGGGCTGATAAGGGACCTCGCCTACCACGCCTCCCTCGCCCCCTCATGCTACAACAAGCAGCCTTGGAGGTTC
Encoded here:
- a CDS encoding ATP-binding protein codes for the protein MEELVARHNPWWSGEQDIALARWGSWRVKWIPGWLEDLGLTPFSLNFVVGPRQVGKTTGIKLLIKRLLERCDPEGIFYFNCDFLPDLSSLRKVLDKYLDIKKVEGIENAYIFLDEITSVREWWRIIKGYIDLGVFEEDVITITGSSSLRLRGEAELFPGRRGMGRDITVYPLSFREFLRVNGLEVEARGDPEEDMGRLYKREYEVRGLFEIYLETGGFPLSINREPTADEQFIAALESETLKAGHSVQLTKEIIASIMRKAPSPISFSTIGREIGVSYKTVQQYCEALKNLFVLETALYRGDGIEWRKERKFFFLDNFAAKALSLWSGEKPLEGAVYEWMVQSHLQRRFGSVYYFRDRYEIDSIAGDLKVEVKIGKPHRRYPRDVLILDEENIHLFLSVI
- a CDS encoding type II toxin-antitoxin system VapC family toxin, whose amino-acid sequence is MERASKGIVVDASVAAKWFMPEEDSDKASKILREYADGRIEIPFADLLIYEVANVMRCRPDINGEALAGNTENLLSFSSL